A genomic region of Ensifer adhaerens contains the following coding sequences:
- a CDS encoding energy transducer TonB family protein, whose translation MKRIVIWTGAAVISLATHGVVLATLFGSSPLEDEPALTVGGVTTEVAILGDAFSETLQAGDPSEIVEPTEDVPDEVEPEEITPVEDTTSTTPEIVAEQPSNLIATEADVILPAEEMPTLQVAEAVVTASAAPAETVVPEEKPEVEEPKKEKVEKKEPVKKKKVTRKKAGDKGEQQQTQVKGQADGDINGNTATATGEGRAASVIGSAGEENYKGKVRAKVQRVFLRKSRSIRRGEGDTVTVAFVVSANGSLASVNLVRSSGSDRLDKAAVDSVRSAAPFAAIPAGSGRSSWSFSVPMSVN comes from the coding sequence ATGAAGCGTATCGTCATCTGGACCGGGGCCGCCGTCATTTCGCTCGCAACGCATGGCGTGGTTCTTGCGACATTGTTCGGGTCCTCCCCGCTCGAGGATGAGCCGGCACTCACGGTTGGAGGAGTGACGACCGAGGTTGCCATTCTCGGGGATGCCTTCTCCGAGACCTTGCAGGCAGGCGATCCCTCGGAAATCGTCGAGCCAACCGAGGACGTTCCAGATGAAGTCGAGCCGGAGGAGATCACGCCTGTAGAGGACACGACCTCGACCACCCCTGAAATCGTTGCGGAACAGCCAAGCAATTTGATTGCCACCGAGGCGGACGTGATCCTGCCAGCCGAGGAAATGCCGACCTTGCAAGTGGCCGAAGCCGTGGTGACGGCAAGCGCTGCGCCTGCTGAAACCGTCGTGCCGGAAGAAAAGCCCGAGGTCGAGGAGCCTAAGAAGGAAAAAGTTGAGAAAAAGGAGCCGGTCAAGAAAAAGAAGGTTACCCGCAAGAAAGCCGGCGACAAGGGCGAGCAACAGCAGACTCAGGTCAAGGGCCAGGCGGACGGAGATATCAACGGCAACACTGCGACCGCCACCGGTGAGGGACGGGCGGCATCCGTCATCGGGAGCGCAGGCGAGGAGAACTACAAGGGCAAGGTCCGCGCGAAGGTTCAGCGCGTTTTTCTCCGGAAGTCGCGTAGTATTCGCCGCGGTGAAGGGGATACCGTTACGGTCGCATTCGTGGTCTCGGCGAACGGTAGCTTGGCAAGCGTGAATCTCGTTCGCAGTTCCGGCTCGGACCGCCTCGACAAGGCGGCTGTCGATTCCGTCCGCAGCGCAGCGCCCTTCGCTGCCATACCGGCAGGTTCCGGCAGAAGCAGCTGGAGCTTCAGCGTTCCCATGTCCGTCAATTGA
- the hemP gene encoding hemin uptake protein HemP encodes MTNDSDLARPSEPPIKAGRAQRIIESRELFGSENEILISHDGAIYRMKITRQGKLILNK; translated from the coding sequence GTGACCAACGACAGTGACCTTGCACGCCCATCCGAGCCGCCGATCAAGGCCGGGCGCGCGCAGCGGATTATCGAAAGTCGCGAACTTTTCGGCAGCGAAAACGAGATCCTCATTTCCCACGACGGCGCGATCTACCGCATGAAGATCACCCGCCAAGGCAAACTGATCCTGAACAAATAG
- a CDS encoding heme/hemin ABC transporter substrate-binding protein: MINGLDFRRLRRSGLALAAFALAAPFLLPAVAPGAPSFIRPAMAEDMQKSDVSRVVSVGGAITEIIYALGEEGRLVGRDSTSTYPEAAKALPDVGYMRQLAPEGIIAANPSAIIAVEGSGPPEALAVLKQANIAFTSVPETFDKVGIPSKIRAVGAFLGVEDKAEALAKSVEADLDAAVAESSARPQAERKRVLFILSTQGGKVMASGQGTAANGIIELAGAVNAVGTFPGYKALTDEAIIEAKPDVVLMMDRGGEHSAEAKELFALPALSLTPAAKNEALIRMDGLHLLGFGPRTASAVRELNAAIYGKKANASQ; this comes from the coding sequence ATGATCAACGGCCTCGACTTCCGTCGCCTTCGCCGCTCAGGACTGGCGCTCGCCGCCTTTGCCCTTGCGGCTCCCTTCCTGCTTCCGGCGGTGGCGCCCGGCGCCCCCTCCTTCATCCGGCCGGCGATGGCCGAGGACATGCAGAAGTCCGACGTCTCACGCGTTGTTTCCGTCGGCGGAGCTATCACCGAGATCATCTACGCGCTCGGCGAGGAAGGTCGCCTCGTCGGTCGCGATTCCACCAGCACCTATCCGGAAGCGGCGAAGGCGCTGCCCGATGTCGGCTATATGCGCCAGCTCGCACCGGAAGGCATCATTGCGGCCAACCCGAGCGCCATAATCGCCGTCGAAGGCAGCGGCCCGCCGGAGGCTTTGGCGGTGCTGAAACAAGCGAACATCGCCTTTACCAGCGTGCCCGAGACTTTCGACAAGGTCGGCATCCCCTCGAAGATCCGCGCCGTCGGCGCCTTCCTGGGTGTAGAGGACAAGGCCGAAGCCCTGGCAAAGAGCGTCGAAGCCGACCTCGATGCCGCAGTCGCCGAGAGTTCCGCCCGTCCGCAAGCCGAACGCAAGCGCGTGCTTTTCATCCTGAGCACCCAGGGTGGAAAGGTCATGGCATCGGGACAGGGAACTGCCGCTAACGGCATCATCGAGCTTGCCGGTGCCGTCAACGCGGTCGGCACCTTCCCCGGCTACAAGGCACTGACCGACGAGGCGATCATCGAAGCCAAGCCCGATGTCGTCCTGATGATGGATCGCGGCGGCGAGCATTCCGCCGAGGCCAAAGAGCTCTTCGCCCTGCCGGCACTGAGCCTCACGCCGGCCGCAAAGAACGAAGCGCTGATCCGCATGGACGGTCTGCACCTGCTCGGCTTTGGCCCGCGCACCGCAAGTGCCGTCCGCGAACTGAATGCCGCCATCTACGGGAAGAAGGCCAATGCCTCGCAGTGA
- a CDS encoding hemin-degrading factor: MTESLRPTPSEIRTYRAENPKMRERDIAAQLGVSEAALVAAECGLSAVRIDADANRFLSRVEELGEVMALTRNESAVHEKIGVYEKITTGEMASIVLGEQIDLRVFPSAWVHAFAVTKTDDKGEVRKSLQFFDKWGNAVHKVHLRPESNVAAYDKIVADFRLDDQAQDFTPDLSVPATDDKPETVVDAVELRDRWTKMTDTHQFHGILRKLKIGRRQALSNIGEDFAWQLDPSSIEAMMRESAEAELPIMCFVGNRGVIQIHSGPIAKIAPMGPWLNVMDPTFHLHLRTDHIAELWAVRKPTADGHVTSIEALDAKGEMIIQFFGKRKEGLAERPEWRTIAEGLARRDTTVAA; this comes from the coding sequence ATGACCGAGAGCCTCCGCCCCACTCCTTCCGAAATCCGCACCTACCGCGCCGAAAACCCGAAGATGCGCGAGCGTGATATCGCAGCCCAGCTTGGCGTTTCCGAAGCCGCTCTCGTCGCTGCCGAATGTGGGCTGTCCGCCGTGCGCATCGACGCCGATGCCAACCGCTTCCTGTCGCGCGTCGAGGAACTCGGCGAAGTCATGGCGCTGACCCGCAACGAAAGCGCGGTTCATGAAAAGATCGGCGTCTACGAGAAGATCACCACCGGCGAGATGGCGAGCATCGTGCTTGGCGAACAGATCGATCTGCGCGTTTTCCCGAGCGCCTGGGTGCACGCTTTTGCCGTGACGAAGACCGACGACAAGGGCGAAGTCCGCAAGAGCCTGCAGTTCTTCGACAAGTGGGGCAATGCGGTGCACAAGGTGCATCTGCGCCCGGAATCGAATGTCGCGGCCTATGACAAGATCGTCGCGGATTTCCGCCTTGACGACCAGGCGCAGGACTTCACCCCCGACTTGAGCGTGCCGGCAACCGACGACAAGCCGGAGACCGTGGTCGATGCTGTCGAACTGCGCGACCGCTGGACGAAAATGACGGACACGCACCAGTTCCACGGTATTCTGCGCAAGCTGAAGATCGGCCGTCGTCAGGCGCTCAGCAACATCGGCGAGGATTTCGCCTGGCAGCTCGACCCCTCCAGCATCGAAGCGATGATGCGCGAAAGCGCCGAAGCCGAATTGCCGATCATGTGCTTCGTCGGCAACCGCGGCGTGATCCAGATTCACTCCGGCCCGATCGCCAAGATCGCGCCGATGGGCCCGTGGCTCAACGTCATGGACCCGACCTTCCACCTGCATCTGCGTACCGATCATATCGCCGAACTCTGGGCCGTGCGCAAGCCGACCGCCGACGGCCACGTCACCTCGATCGAGGCGCTGGACGCCAAGGGCGAGATGATCATCCAGTTCTTCGGCAAGCGGAAGGAAGGTCTCGCGGAGCGTCCGGAATGGCGCACGATCGCCGAAGGCTTGGCGCGCCGCGACACGACTGTCGCCGCCTGA